The nucleotide sequence CCAGCATGGTCGGCACACCGCACAGATTCTCCTGACCCATGATGACTTGTCTGATCGCAAGCGCTATCTGAATGCGCGCAGCACTTTGCGGACGTTGGTTGATCTGGGTGTGATTCCAGTGATCAACGAGAACGACACGGTGGTCACTGATGAGATCCGCTTCGGCGACAACGACACCTTGGCGGCGTTGGTTGCCAACCTGGTCGAGGCTGACCTGCTGGTCATCCTGACTGATCGCGACGGCATGTTCGATGCTGATCCGCGTTTTAACCCCGATGCTCAGCTGATTTCCGAGGCGCGCGCCGATGATGCGGCGCTCGATGCCGTGGCGGGCGGTACCGGTGGTGCGTTGGGTCGTGGCGGCATGCAAACCAAGTTGCGTGCGGCGCGCCTCGCGGCGCGTTCCGGTGCGCATACCATCATCGTCGGTGGCGGGATATCGCAGGTCCTGTCACGCCTTAGGGTTGGTGAGCGCCTGGGGACCTTGCTGGCGCCTGAGCGTGGCCTGCTGGCTGCGCGCAAACAGTGGTTGGCGGGGCATCTGCAAACCCGTGGCGTACTTACCTTGGATGCTGGGGCGGTGAATGCGCTGATAACCGGTGGCAAAAGTCTGTTGCCGGTGGGTGTTAAGGCCGTACAGGGCAATTTCCGCAGGGGCGAGATGGTGCTGTGTGTTGCGCCCGACGGTCGCGAGGTGGCTCGTGGGTTGGTGAACTACAGTGCGGTCGAGGCGCAGAAAATTCTCGGTCAGCCTTCAGATGGTATCGAGCGACTGCTGGGTTACGTCGATGAGCCTGAGTTGGTGCATCGCGATAATCTGATTCTGATCTAGCCGAACGCGATTGGAGGGATGAATGCGCGCCAAGGGATTTTTCGGTCTGTTATTAGCGCTGCCCTTGTGGGCGAGTGCCGAGGAAATCGGTCAGGTCTCGACCGTGTTCAAGTGGGTGGGGCCTAACGACAGGATTGTCGTTGAGGCCTTCGATGATCCGCAGGTCGAAGGTGTGACCTGTTACCTGTCGCGTGCCAAGACGGGTGGGGTCAAAGGTGGTTTGGGGTTGGCCGAAGATCGCGCCGAGGCGTCCATCGCCTGTCGTCAGGTCGGCCCCATTCGCTTCGTTGCGGAATTGAAAGATGGCGATGAAGTCTTCAAGGAGCGCACCTCGCTGGTATTCAAGACCATGCAGGTGGTGCGCTTCTTCGATCGCAAGCGCAATGCGCTGGTTTATCTCGTCTACAGCGACCGGGTTATCGAGGGTAGCCCGCAAAATGCGGTGACCGCGATTCCAATTCTGCCGTGGCCAAAGAATCTTTAAGCCGCTAATAAAAGTCGGCTTTCTCGTAAACGATGTGACATGAATTTTTTCAGGCAATAAAAAACCGGCCAATGGCCGGCTTTTTATGCAAGTGCGTCGCCTTAGGCGGCAGCAGCTTCGCCGAGTGCCTTGATGTGGGCATTCAGGCGGCTCTTATGGCGAGCGGCTTTGTTCTTGTGGATGATGCCCTTGTCGGCCATGCGGTCGATTACGGGTACAGCCAGGGTGTAAGCACTCTTGGCCAGATCGAGATCTTTGGCGTCGAGAGCCTTGACCACGTTCTTGATGTAAGTGCGAACCATGGAGCGCAGGCTGGCGTTGTGGCTACGACGCTTCTCAGCCTGTTTAGCGCGTTTTTTGGCAGAAGGTGTATTGGCCACCGTCGAGCTCCTCGAAAAAAACTTATGGATTTGCTGAACAAATTAAGGCCGCGAATGATGCCGATGTGTTTGCTGGTTGTCAAGGAAACTGGGCGCTATCGATGAGCGGTCGGTGGCGTGCTTTCTTGCTGGCCGCGCTCTACACTCGGCGGCCTGCGGCCTAACGCACCTCTTATCGACGCCAGAATCTAAATCTATGAATTTGCTCAAGACGCTGGCGGCAGTCAGCTCCATGACCATGCTGTCCCGCGTGTTGGGTTTCGTTCGCGATACCATCGTTGCGCGCATCTTTGGCGCGGGGATGGCGACGGACGCCTTCTTTGTCGCTTTCAAACTGCCGAACCTGTTGCGCAGAATCTTTGCCGAAGGCGCTTTTTCGCAGGCATTCGTGCCGATCTTGGCGGAATACAAAAGCCAGCAAGGGGAGGAGGCGACGCGTACCTTCATTGCCTACATTTCCGGGCTCCTAACGCTGATCCTGGCGGTGGTGACGTTACTGGGCATTCTTGCCGCCCCTTGGGTAATCTGGGTGACCGCGCCAGGTTTCACGGCTTCGCCGGAAAAGTTCGAGCTGACCACTTCGCTACTGCGCGTCACCTTTCCTTATATTTTTCTGATCTCGCTGGCCTCGCTGGCCGGGGCGATTCTCAATACCTGGAACCGCTTCAGCGTGCCGGCGTTCGTGCCGACTCTGCTGAATGTCAGCATGATCATCTTCGCGTTGTTCCTGACGCCATATTTCGATCCGCCGGTGATGGCGTTGGGCTGGGCGGTGCTGGTGGGCGGTTTGCTGCAGTTGGTCTACCAGCTGCCGCATCTGAAGAAGCTCGGCATGCTGGTATTGCCGCGTCTGAATCTGCGCGATGCGGGGGTCTGGCGGGTGCTCCGGCAGATGGGGCCGGCAATTCTCGGTGTTTCGGTCAGTCAGATTTCGCTGATCATCAACACCATCTTCGCCTCGTTCCTGGTGGCCGGTTCAGTGTCCTGGATGTACTACGCCGACCGTCTGATGGAGCTGCCATCGGGAGTGCTGGGCGTGGCGTTGGGGACAATCCTCTTGCCTTCGCTGGCTAAGACTTATGCCAGTAACGATGCCCACGAATACTCGCGCTTGCTCGATTGGGGGTTGCGGCTGTGTTTCTTGCTCGTGCTGCCGTGCATGCTGGCGCTGGCGTTGTTGGCTGAGCCGCTGACAGTTTCACTGTTTCAGTACGGCAAATTCACGGCTCTGGATGCGGCGATGACCCAGCGTGCGCTGATCGCCTATGCGGTGGGGTTGCTCGGCATCATTCTGATCAAAGTGCTCGCGCCTGGCTTCTATGCGCGGCAAAACATCAAAACCCCGGTGAGGATCGCGATCTTCATTCTGATCCTCACCCAGCTGATGAACCTGGCCTTTGTTGGGCCTCTCAAGCATGCCGGTTTGGCCTTGGCGATCAGTATGGGAGCGTGCCTGAACGCTGGGCTGCTCTATTGGCAGCTGCGGCGCCAGAAGTTGTTCGAGCCACAGCCGGGTTGGTCGGTGTTCCTTGGCAAGTTAGTCATCGCGGTGCTGGTCATGTGCGCGGCCTTGTACGGTCTGATGCAGGTGATGCCGGCATGGGCGCACGGTGGTATGACTGAGCGGTTGCTGCGTCTGAGCGGTTTGGTGCTGGCTGGAGTGGTGGCCTATTTCGGCATGCTGTTCGTACTGGGCTTCCGGCTGCGGGACTTCTCCCGCAAGGCGATTTCCTAAACCGGGGCGCGGTTTCACGCGTCTGGCTGGACTTGGCGCCTGTTGTCGGGCGCGGCCTGTGGGTATAATCG is from Pseudomonas sp. LS44 and encodes:
- the proB gene encoding glutamate 5-kinase, with the translated sequence MRDKVTGAQRWVVKIGSALLTADGRGLDRAAMAVWVEQMVALREAGVELVLVSSGAVAAGMSRLGWPVRPSAIHELQAAASVGQMGLVQAWESSFAQHGRHTAQILLTHDDLSDRKRYLNARSTLRTLVDLGVIPVINENDTVVTDEIRFGDNDTLAALVANLVEADLLVILTDRDGMFDADPRFNPDAQLISEARADDAALDAVAGGTGGALGRGGMQTKLRAARLAARSGAHTIIVGGGISQVLSRLRVGERLGTLLAPERGLLAARKQWLAGHLQTRGVLTLDAGAVNALITGGKSLLPVGVKAVQGNFRRGEMVLCVAPDGREVARGLVNYSAVEAQKILGQPSDGIERLLGYVDEPELVHRDNLILI
- a CDS encoding CreA family protein, which produces MRAKGFFGLLLALPLWASAEEIGQVSTVFKWVGPNDRIVVEAFDDPQVEGVTCYLSRAKTGGVKGGLGLAEDRAEASIACRQVGPIRFVAELKDGDEVFKERTSLVFKTMQVVRFFDRKRNALVYLVYSDRVIEGSPQNAVTAIPILPWPKNL
- the rpsT gene encoding 30S ribosomal protein S20; the protein is MANTPSAKKRAKQAEKRRSHNASLRSMVRTYIKNVVKALDAKDLDLAKSAYTLAVPVIDRMADKGIIHKNKAARHKSRLNAHIKALGEAAAA
- the murJ gene encoding murein biosynthesis integral membrane protein MurJ, encoding MNLLKTLAAVSSMTMLSRVLGFVRDTIVARIFGAGMATDAFFVAFKLPNLLRRIFAEGAFSQAFVPILAEYKSQQGEEATRTFIAYISGLLTLILAVVTLLGILAAPWVIWVTAPGFTASPEKFELTTSLLRVTFPYIFLISLASLAGAILNTWNRFSVPAFVPTLLNVSMIIFALFLTPYFDPPVMALGWAVLVGGLLQLVYQLPHLKKLGMLVLPRLNLRDAGVWRVLRQMGPAILGVSVSQISLIINTIFASFLVAGSVSWMYYADRLMELPSGVLGVALGTILLPSLAKTYASNDAHEYSRLLDWGLRLCFLLVLPCMLALALLAEPLTVSLFQYGKFTALDAAMTQRALIAYAVGLLGIILIKVLAPGFYARQNIKTPVRIAIFILILTQLMNLAFVGPLKHAGLALAISMGACLNAGLLYWQLRRQKLFEPQPGWSVFLGKLVIAVLVMCAALYGLMQVMPAWAHGGMTERLLRLSGLVLAGVVAYFGMLFVLGFRLRDFSRKAIS